The window CCACCACCCCCTAGCCGCGTGGTGGAGTCCAAACCGTTTGGAAGCTTCCTGACTCAACTTTTTCTGGAATtttttcgggatttttggagctCCGTAAATTTGATTTTAGTCCAAAGATATGTAGAAAGTATTAACGGTACTAAGTTAATATGTTAGTCCAGAAAGAAAAAAGTAATGCCAAAACTATGACAAAATAATATAACATTGCATGAAATAattaaaaaattatagatacatttgAGATGTATCAATGACAAAACTATATTAGACAGAACCACCATGTGCCGACTCTGATTGCGCCGTCCACACCAATAGCGCAGAACAATGACGCCATCGAAGTTCCCAAGAGAAGGATTGCCTCATGAGGGCGCAGATGACTGCACCCAGCAAACACACGAATCACGGGATCATGACCACCGGCACAACACATGTAGATTTTCACACATGTaaggcctctttgattcgtaggattctAAAAACATGGGAACAGAAGAACATATGATTGGAGTACCATGGTCATCTCAATCCTACAAAATTTTGGGTTGTTTAACTGCATCATAGGAAAAACAAAGAATTCTTTCAGGCCTCCTTTGGTTTGGAGGAGTTTTGTAGGAATACTATAGGAAAAAAAATCCTTCAGAGCTGTAGGAATAGAATCATGTTTCTGTGAAGCAATTCTTCCTATCCTTCATGTTTTATAGGAAAATAAATATTAGTCTAGACTCATGGGAAATTTTGAATGATGTGAACCAAAAGGACATCTCTTTTTCTATTCCTACTCATAGGATATGAGACACATGACATCTCATTTTCTACAAGTTTTCTATTCCTATGATATTTCTATATCCGTTGAGCCAAAGAAGGcctcaaagaggtttgagtggatgctAGAATTTCTAGAAAAAATTCTTATAGGATTAAATCCTATGAACCAAACAACCAACATAGGAAAAAATCCTAAGAATTATAATCTTCTAAAATTCCTATGAAAATTATTTGAATCAAAGGAGCCCGTAGTTGTATTTTACCGATCCGTCGCATGACTTCCACGACCCGACCGCTGCACTAGCAGCCGCCAAGCTATATAGACTGGCCAGGCACAGTGCCCCCAGACCAGACGGCCAGTCTATAGACTATATGACATGAACGGACTTAACCCTGCATCATATCACTGAGGAGCTATGCCTGATCTAGAGTTCCCACAGCAAGCCGGCCAGACCAAACTGTCGTTGAAGAGTAGCGCTAGCGCTAGCAGATCACAAACCAGATGCCAGATCAGGAGGAGAAGGGTTAGGGAAGAAGGGGAGGGGCAGGCTTAGAGAGTTAGCCAGTGATGGTGAGGAGGAATGAGGAAGGAGAGGATCCAGGTTGCTGGCGGTTGGGTGTCTCCAAAGCCGTGAGAGCGCTGTGTCCGCGAATGTAATCGTGTTGCTCATAAATTAGCGGGTTAAGGTGCGGCTATGGAACCTTCTGCTCATATGTTGTGGCATGGTACGGTTCTAGACTTTGTAATCTCTGATGTAACCAGGAAGTATGTTGTGCTAGGTGGTTTTTTTTGATAAACTTGTGCTAGGTGGTTAATGGAATCTATGTTTACCCgatcaaaaaaaaaaaaagaagaagccgTGAGAGCGACCCAGGTGGCGACTCTCCTTGGGGTTCACTTGGCTTGACCTTGATATTTGCTAGGTAGGCACCACATAGGACTAGCTGGGACCCCCGGGTAGGAAATTAAACTTGACCAGGGCAAAGAGGTTGGTCTTTTAATAGTTCTCCAGCCGTATATTAGGCCGAGCTGCAAGAAGACTGGCTTAAATTACCCTAAGATATTAAAAAAAATGACCTATGCATTATTTGTCATGGCAATACAAAGAACACTAAAAGTATTAAGAAAATACATCTAGTTTCATAGACAACCTAGCGACGACTAAAGCACTAGAGCAAGCCGAAGGCGCACTGCCATCATCACCCCTCCCACAACGGGCCAAGCAAAATTTGTTGTACTAAATATAGTCGGGAAGCCATCATGCTATGCTAAGACCCCACGGGACCAAGGGACTAGAACAACAACCATCGACGATGAAGAGAACCATATTGGAAGGATACAACTTATAGACACACGAACGAACATTGGATCAACGGAGATCCATCAAAGACCAATACCGACTGAATCCCACTCGATCCGCCGAAGACACACATCCACACGCCCTCTAATAACGCTAGATGCACCGCCGGGACAGGGGTTAGGCGGAGAGGACCTtatccatcttcagggagccacCGCCGCCAcgccttcctgagcaggacacaaacacTAAGAATATTAATTAATCTTTTATCCACAACAAAGCTAGTAGGCAGCTAGCAAAGGAAAGTACTATTGAATAGTAGAATTATGCAACACAATCCAATTATTCTGATTTAGAACATCTAGTAAGGATTAACATACCTTTTTCTCCTCCTCAATCTTAGCCTTGATAACTGAGTATAGGGCAACACCAGAAATAGCAATGCCTGTGCCAATTCCAGTTTGTGTGGTGATCTTGTTGCCTGCCCAGCATTCCAAAACGTATTATGTGACAAGAGTACACCAGTACAAAAGAACAAGAGCCAGACATATGTATCGATCTTTAAGAAACAACAGATTTTAGTGATACCGAAAATGATGATTGAGAAGCCGATGACAAAGACACGTTTCAACACGTTGCCGACGGCATGTGTTAGAGGGGCCACCCGCTGCAATGTGTTTGTTGCAACCTGTATGTCCAGAATTCTTTTAGGACCAATTATAACAGATAAATGAAAGAATGACGAAACTATCATCAGAATGGCACAAGTATAATGCATATCTGGCGATATCATGCTTTATTTCTGTATTTGAAACAACTAAAAGAAGTCCATGTGCACCAGATGCAGGGTCACACTGCCGTTGACATGGCTGAAGTTGATCAATATCATCTTGACGTGAAACTCTATACCTGGTTATAAAGGTGATAGAACAAGCCCGCCAAGAAAATATTGGAAACTAACTTTGTTAATCCAACTTTGGCAATTGCATCTTTAAATCCATGCTGCACTAGTTGAGGTCCTTCAATCTGCAAGTTAACACTGATAAATAAATATATCACAATCAATGGTCTATACATGCAGAATTGGCAGTAAAAGTAGTTTGTGAATAGGAATTTATACCGAAGAATCAGGTTAATCACGCAGTCACAAGCCATGGTGCTGCAGGACAAGCAATTTTTTATTCCATTGCATATTCTCACATTGTTTGTGTTGCAGAAACAATACTCATGTTATAATCAAAATTATAAATGCACTATATGTTCTCTTAACCATGATGCTAGATTGTTCATACAGAATATTTGGGATTATCATGCCGGCACCAATCGCATGGGGCATCATCTAGTTATACATAATTGCATATACAAACTGCATGCAGCCATGTCCACACAGACAAGAACAGGAACTTGTGACATTAGTTGCAGTGTCATATTATCTAAAGTTTAATGATAAATGTAACTTACAATGAGTGCTGGAGGAATGCAGACGATGAGAGCAATTATAGAGATATAGGCATACAGATTGGTGCTATCCATGTCAGTCTGGGACAAATAGAAATAATGAGAAAAGTTGTTAAATACGAATTCTTCAAGAGGAAGGAAAAATGGGTGCAAAACCTTAAAGCAAGACACAAACCATAGCTTTCTTTGAATAAATGCTACGGTAGGTGAATGAGATATTAGAAATCATGGCATTGATGAAACCAGTCCAGTTGAATGAGAGTTCAGTGAGAGATGCGACTGATACACCTGTTCAGTTTAAAATAGTTAATCCTGGTCCACATCTCATAATAAGAATCGTGATTTTTGAGGTGTAATCCTAACATGATTCTACAATCATCGTGTCAACAAAGAAACTATCACCTAGTGCCTACGGTCCTCATCTTAGCAATCTTGCTAGTCACACTTTATGACCTAAGCAACTCCATACATCGTCACACACCAAAACAGAAGGGACAATCTACAACACTTGCACATCAACCACGTGTATAATTATGTGTTCTATAACATCTATTTTCCTCTTGTCCCGAATAAAACAGCATAAAAAATGGGAAGCTAAAACTTCATGTGAATATTAAACCATTATAACAGTGATGATGAAAATATTGTGCAGAAAAAGTCCCAAGTTATATACGGATAGCATCACAAGCAAAAAATGCAATAACCAGAAATTACCTATCACAACTGGAGCCAGGGATAACCACAATGTGAAGGGAACTTGCTGCCCGAGAATAAACTGTGAAGCAGCCGCATTGAAGAACGGCTCGAGAGCTGGattgtatttatttgttattAAAATATTACAAATATTTTCCTTAAAAGATTAAAAACATATATAAAAAAGGAAAAACGTCAGCACAACAAACGGAGAACAAAATTAGAATATTGTTGAAGCACCTTTAATGGTGTGGGCAAATGAGACCGATACAGCAGCAAAAGACACAGTGCTCGTTACATGACCGATGGCATGGCAAATTGCAACTGGCAGCAGCAGCTTCAAAAGCGTTGAATTCATCGGCTACAAGAGTACAACAGTATTGGGTTTACTACTTCCTCCAGAAATAATGACATTAATTAACATAAAAAGAACATGGACAAGAAACACTTGATGATTCACAGAAATATAGAAAAAACTCTCAACGAAGAACTAAATTTACATTTTATGCATAGTTCAGTGTGATTCTTAGAAGCCCATGTCATCATTTATAAATTCCTGAAAATTTCAGAAACGTACTCTATAGCACTGTAGTGTAAGAGATCAAGGAGAATGGATCATAAGTTGATTGCAAACAGGTAAAGACACAGAAAAAAAATGTTGCAGTTCGAGTGATTTCTGTAAAAGTTTGAGTTGATTCGGCTGTTTCAATTGTGTATATATCCATTGAAAACCAGCATCGTTTGCCAACCATAAGGATTATGGTACCAATAAAGTATTATAAGTAATTATGTTAAGTACTTCAGAAAATAAACATATAAACGGCTAAAGACATCAATGACCCAATGATTCATGTTTTCAAAATTATATTTTGTGAAACGCTGATCACTAATTGTGACTAAATTAACGAACCATGAGTCAGGGTTGTGGTGAGAAATACCGCACGCTTTAGGAGACCGGTGCTCCAGCTGATAAGGCAGTACAAGACTCCAACCGAAAGATGGGTCACCGACACAAAGCTACGTGAATAGGTAAAAGTCTTAGATGATGAAAAGAACTGATCACAGCATAAAAGAGAATTCGGACACATACTATGGATAGGGGAAGTAATCAAAGATCTTCTTGTTGAGGATGTTAAATATCACATTCAAAAAATACCTACAAATTATATCAAAATAGCAATCATTAGAGATCTGTGGTTTACATTTATACTATGATATATGACCCGCAGGTGAGGTGAGTGAGCATACCACATGAAGAAGAAGAAACCAGTGACAAGAGCCGGGTACCTCTCTAAAAACCCAATGGGCTTTGCTTGCCTGTAAGTGACAAGAATAAGTTGTGTTAGGGTGACACAACAAGTCGTGTTGGGGTAACAAGACTAATCTCAAAGCTCTCATAAAGGTTTGTGTTAAATTCTACACTCTGAGATTTTTAATTTTTGAGAAAACAACAAGTACAACATAGATGCACACTTTGAGATTTGTTAAGAAAAAAAATACTTAATCACAAAATAATACGCTCTCTCACTATTGAAACTAACGAGACTGTGAGTGTACAGGCACAAGCACACAGCTGACAAGCATGACCACACGTGACACACATGCGCATGTAGGTAGGAAACTATTGAAGACTCTACCATCCTAACTTGCCGTGAGCACGTATTATCTACTTAACATGCATGGCTCCCTGTACTTTGAACAAACGTGGAATCCAAGTGGATAGAAATGAATAACCTCAGCTCTTAGGGCCACATACCATTAGTAGTAATGCACACTTTCTCCTATGTTGAGAGCATGCTCGCGAATACTATACATATTTAGACCAACTAAAGTATGCATGTGAAATCACATCCCAAAAAATTCATGAATTTCGGTAGGGCAAAGTATTTTCACTCAGTAAGTCGAGAACATAATAGATATAACATTGTAGCATTGGCATCCAAATAGAACGCTATCAGAGGAAATTAAATTATGAGCATTGGTTAGCTAATTAGTGTTATTACAATATTCAGAGCAAAGCATGATTTAAGTGTAGGGGTCCAACTTCATCTTGTATCCCTTAATTAGAAAGATGGAGTACAATTTGACTAGAATTTTGAAATAATTATTCATTGTTTGGTGTTTCCCTAGCGAACAAGCATCTGAACTGTGTGCCCAGTCAGCTGTCAGTTGTCCTA is drawn from Aegilops tauschii subsp. strangulata cultivar AL8/78 chromosome 1, Aet v6.0, whole genome shotgun sequence and contains these coding sequences:
- the LOC109745506 gene encoding triose phosphate/phosphate translocator, chloroplastic isoform X1; protein product: MTALATILCGGAVAGHQRSRRRAAPSLHVRGGSASDAAHLVCGRKLRPALFPASSFGTLPLSSPGSRKLLRTSASAAAPSSDSQGQAKPIGFLERYPALVTGFFFFMWYFLNVIFNILNKKIFDYFPYPYFVSVTHLSVGVLYCLISWSTGLLKRAPMNSTLLKLLLPVAICHAIGHVTSTVSFAAVSVSFAHTIKALEPFFNAAASQFILGQQVPFTLWLSLAPVVIGVSVASLTELSFNWTGFINAMISNISFTYRSIYSKKAMTDMDSTNLYAYISIIALIVCIPPALIIEGPQLVQHGFKDAIAKVGLTKLVSNIFLAGLFYHLYNQVATNTLQRVAPLTHAVGNVLKRVFVIGFSIIIFGNKITTQTGIGTGIAISGVALYSVIKAKIEEEKKCLCPAQEGVAAVAP
- the LOC109745506 gene encoding triose phosphate/phosphate translocator, chloroplastic isoform X2; amino-acid sequence: MTALATILCGGAVAGHQRSRRRAAPSLHVRGGSASDAAHLVCGRKLRPALFPASSFGTLPLSSPGSRKLLRTSASAAAPSSDSQGQAKPIGFLERYPALVTGFFFFMWYFLNVIFNILNKKIFDYFPYPYFVSVTHLSVGVLYCLISWSTGLLKRAPMNSTLLKLLLPVAICHAIGHVTSTVSFAAVSVSFAHTIKALEPFFNAAASQFILGQQVPFTLWLSLAPVVIGVSVASLTELSFNWTGFINAMISNISFTYRSIYSKKAMTDMDSTNLYAYISIIALIVCIPPALIIEGPQLVQHGFKDAIAKVGLTKLVSNIFLAGLFYHLYNQVATNTLQRVAPLTHAVGNVLKRVFVIGFSIIIFGNKITTQTGIGTGIAISGVALYSVIKAKIEEEKKEGVAAVAP